Below is a window of Bordetella genomosp. 9 DNA.
CGGCCGGCGCTCAGGTGCGGAAACAGGTTGAACTGCTGGAAGATCATGCCGACTTTCAGGCGCAATGCGCGCAGGTGCAGGTCGTCGTTCACCAACTGCGCGTCGGCCACCATGATGGAGCCGTCATCGATCGTCTCCAGGCCGTTGATGCAGCGTAGCAGTGTGCTCTTGCCCGAGCCGCTCTTGCCGATGATGGCGATGACTTCGCCCGGTTCCACGCGCAGCGTGACGCCCTTCAGGACTTCATTGGATCCGAAGCGCTTGCGTATTTCTTCAAGTGCGATGAGCGGCATGCAGCTTCCTTTCCAGCGCCTTGCTGGCGCGCGACAGCGGCCAGCACAGGACGAAATAAATGAGCGCGGCCACCGCATAGACCGTGAAGGGATTGAAGGTGGCGTTGGTAATGATGGTGCTGGCCTTGGACAGTTCCGTGAAGCCGATGATGGACGTCAGCGCCGTGCTCTTGACGATCTGCACGGTAAAGCCCACCGTCGGCGCGACCGCGATGCGCAGGGCTTGCGGCAGGATCACGTGGCGCATCTGCTGCGCGTACCCCATCGCCAGGCTGGATGAGGCTTCCCATTGCCCGCGCGGAATGGCGTCGACGCAGCCGCGCCAGATTTCCGCCAGGTAGGCGGCCGACCACAGCACCAGGGCGGTGCCCGCGGCCAGCCAGGCCGGTACGTCCACGCCGGCCAGCGACAGGCCGAAGAAAGCCAGGAACAGCTGCATCAACAGCGGCGTGCCCTGGAACAGTTCGATGAATGCCCAGGCGGCGCGGCGCGGCCAGGGCGCGCGCGCCGTGCGCATCATCAACACGCACAGCCCCAGGATGGCGCCGCCCGCGAAGGCGACCGTCGCCAGCACCACGGTCCAGCGCGCCGCCAGCAGCAGGTTGCGCACGATGTCCCACAGCGAAAACTCGATCATCGCGCGCTCCTGCCGAACATGCGTTTGCCCGCGTAGCGCAACAACTGCCGCAACAGGATCGCCAGCACCAGGTAGATCACCGTGGTCACGATGTAGACCTCGAATGGCCGGAAGTTGCGCGACTGGATGAAGTTCGCGGCAAAGGACAGGTCTTCCGCCGCGATCTGCGAGCACACGGCAGAACCCAGCATCACGATGATGATCTGCGACGACAGCGCGGGCCAGATGCGTGACAGCGCCGGCCGCAGCACGACGTGGCGGAAGACCTGGATGCGGCTCATCGCCAGGCTGAGCCCGGCCTCGTATTGGCCGCGCGGCGTGGCGTCGATGCCGGCACGTATGATCTCGGTGCTGTAGGCGCCCAGGTTGATCGCCATCGCCAGGCAGGCGGCCTGCATTTCGCCCATCTGCACGCCCAGCGAGGGCAGGCCGAAGAAGATGAAGAACAGCTGGATCAGGAAGGGCGTATTGCGGATCAGTTCGACGTAGGCCGTGACCGGCGGACGCGTCCAGCGCGGGCCCTGGGTGCTGGCCCAGGCGCCGGCGATGCCGATGGCCACGCCCGCCACCGCGCCGACGGCGATCAATTCCACCGTCACGCCCAGGCCCTTCACCAGGACCGGGGTGTAATCGGCGATCGCCAGGAAATCGAAGCGGTAGGCCATGGGACGCCTACAGTCCCGCCGGCAGGTCGGCGCCCAGCCACTTGCGGGAAATCGCGTTCAGCGAGCCGTCCTTCTTGGCTTCCGCCAGGATCGCGTCGAGCTTGGCCTGCAGCGCCGGCTCGTTCTTGTTCAGGCCGATGAAGCACGGCGAGTTCTTGATCAGGAACTTGGTTTCGGGCTTCTTGGGCGGGTTCTTGGCCAGGATGGCGGCGGCGACGACATTCCCGGTGGCGATCAGCTGCACCTGGCCCGACAGGAAGGCCGAGATGGTGCCGTTGTTGTCCTCGTAGCGCTTGATGGTCGCGCCTTCGGGGGCGATCTTGCTCAGCTCGATATCCTCCACCGCGCCGCGCGTGACGCCGATGGTCTTGCCGTTCAGGTCTTCCGGCTTGCTGGCCTTGATGTTGGCGGGGCCGAACACGCCGTTGAAGAAGGGCGCGTAGGCGGCGGAGAAGTCGATCACTTTCTCGCGCTCGGCGTTCTTGCCCATGCTGGAGATGACCAGATCGACCTTGCCGGTCTGCAGATAGGCGATGCGGTTGGCGCTGGTGACCGGCACCAGTTCCACCGTGACGTTCAGGCGGCTGGCGATCAGCTTGGCGGTGTCGATGTCGTAGCCGACAGGCTTGAGATCCGGGCCGACCGAACCGAAGGGCGGGAAGTCCTGCGGCACCGCGACGCGTATGGTTCCTGCCTTCTGGATGTTCTGCAGGGCGTCGGCGCTGGCGGTGCCGGCGGCCAGGACGGTGGCGGCGGCACACACTGCCAGCAGAAGATGTCTACGGTTCATGGGCTTCTCCGGTATTCGTGCCGATGGGGCACGGCTTGTTTGCACACTAAAACGGTATACAAAACCGAATGCAAAATGCGTGCCATGTGTTCGACCGGGGTGGTTCGGGGCGCGCGTGCCCGTGGATGCGCCTGCGGGCGTACTCGCGGCCCGCGATGCGCACCCACGTGGTGCGCGAGCGCACCAGAACGATGCGCATGACCGACGCATGGCCGGCGCGGAGCGGCGCCGCGCGACTGTTGGAAAATTACGTCAGGCGGCGTACCGCGGTCGCGGACCGCGAACGTCGACGCGCGATGCCGGGGCGCCCGGCCGCCGATGGCCCGCTACGCCGGCTTGTCCACCACGACGCCGTGCCACCCCATGCCCGGGTAGGTCTCGTAGCCCGGCGTGCGCGCGTAGCCGCACAGGGTCGCGCCGTCGGCGTAGTACCCGCTGGCGTCGTCCATGCCCGCGCGCAGTTCGAAGCGGTCGGTCAGCAGGCCCTTGCCGTCGGTGCTGGCGATGATGCGCTGGCGCGCATCGACGATCATGCAGCGCACCGCTCTGCCCGGCTCCGGCGCCAGCCGCACGTTGGCCAATACGCCCGCCGCCTGTTTGCGCCAATCGAAAAAGACGGCCAGCACGCCCACCGGGCCATTGTTCGCCCCGCCGTCGTAGACCCCGGCGGCATAGATCGCCGCCTGTGCCCCGCCCAGCGCCGGCACGCACTCGATGTCGCAGCTGGCGTACTCCTCCGGCCCGCTGCTGGCCATGGCCTGGCGGAACCAGACCGTGGACGCGACGTTCTTGTTGGCGGCGTCGGGATAGACGTCGGGCCGTCCGTTGCACAGCACGCGGCCGGCGGGATCGACGATCCAGATGTCCAGGTAGACGGTATAGGTGTCCAGGATGATGCCCAGCCGCTGGGCCGCATGGCGCGCGGTATCGGCGCCCGGGTCGCACAGCGCCGCCGTGACGGCGGTGTCGGCGGCCCACCAGCGCACGTCGCAGGTGCGTTCGTACAGGTTGCGGTCTATGGTTTCGATGGCGTTCAGCGCCAGGTCGGCCAGGCGCTGGCCGCGGCTGCGGCGCAGTTCGTTCGTGACGCTTTCGCCCAGCTGGCGCAGTTCGCTCTGCAGCGAGTTGGCCAGGGCCTCGACCCGCTCGGAAACCTCCCGCACGCGGCCGGCGACGATGGCGAAGCCGCGTCCGGCCTCGCCCACGTGCGATGCCTCGATGGCCGCGTTCAATCCCAACAGGCGGGTCTCCAGCGTGATTTCCTTGATGTCGCGGATCTTGCCGCTGGTGATCTTGCCGATCCACTGCGACAGATCCGCGATGGTCTGGGCTTCTTCCATGGTATTTCCGAGCGTTTTCGGGCCGGCGGCCGCCATGCCACGCCGGGCGCCATCGCGCCACGGCCCCTGGAGTGAAGTGCCGGGGATGACGCGGCCCACCGCGCGGCTGCGCGCGGTCCCTTCCCCGGGTTTGTCCTTCGATGACTACGTTTAGAAATACTATGAAATATCGTTGTGACAGAACAGCTTTTTTTGCGATCTGGCGATGGAAAAGCCGAATTCCGTCCGCGGCGGCGTGGCAAACGCGTCGCGGCGGTGCCTGCGAACGGACGCCATGCACGGAATCGTGCGTGGATCGCCGTGTTCAGGTCAGCAGTGCCGCGACCAGGTCGCTGTCGCCGTCCGCGTCGGCCTGGAAGTCCAGGCCCTGCTCCACGTGATCCAGGTGTTCGATCATCAGCTGGCAGGCGCGCTCGACGTCGCCCTCGCGGGCGGCCGCCAGGAAGGCGTGGTGTTCGTCGGACGAGCAGGCGGCGTCCACCGTGGACTGGTACAGCACGGTGATGATGGCGCTGCGGGCTGACAGTTCGCGCAGCATTTCGGTCAACACGGCGTTGCCCGCGACCTCGGCCAGCAGGGTGTGGAAATCGGCCAGGAGCCGGTTGCGCAGCTGGACGTCGTTGCCCGCCACTGCCTTGCGTTCCTGCTTCAGGTGCTGCTCGATGCGCTTGAAGTCCGCCGGCTTGGCGCGGGCGATGAATTCGCGCGCCATGGCGGTTTCCAGGATGCGGCGGACGGCGAAGATTTCCCTAGCCTCGGCCGCGCTGGGCTTGCTGACGAAGGCGCCCTTGTCCGGCACGGTGCGGATGAGCTTGTCCTTGGACAGCATCAGCAGCGCGGCCCGGATCTTGGTCCGGCTGACGCCATAGGCGCGCGCCAGCGCTTCTTCTCGCAGGCGGGTGCCCGGCGGCAGGCGATGGGCGACGATGGCCGCCGCGATGTCGCGGGCGATGTGCTCGGTGCTGGTGTCGGCGGCGGTCGATGCGGGCATTGGGGGCAGGATCGTTGCGTAACGGGCCGGCCCGTGCGCCGGCGATCGCCAAGTCTAACCAATTTCAGGCCACATAGATTGCATACAAAATTTACATGCATTAGAGTGGTCGGCATGACTTCCGACACTGCATCGCTGATTTCCTTCATCGACGGCCAGCACGAACGCCAGACGGCTTTCCTGCGCGAGCTGGTTCGCGTGCCCTCCGACAATCCCCCCGGTGATTGCGCGCCCATCGCGCGGCGCGCCGCCGCCTTGCTGGGCGAGCTTGGCCTGCAGGTCGAAGCCTACGAGGTGCCGCAGGAGCTGGTGCAGGGCAATGGCATGAAGTCGGCGGTCAACCTGATCGTGCGCCATCGCTTCGGCCCGGGCGGTCCCGTGATCGCCTTGAACGCGCACGGCGACGTGGTGCCGCCGGGCGAGGGCTGGCAACGCGACCCTTATGGCGGGCAGATCGAACAGGATCCGCGCCATGGCCCGGTCATGTACGGCCGCGGCGTCGCGGTATCCAAGTCCGATTTCGCCACGTATACCTGGGCCTTGCTGGCGCTCATGCAGGCGCAGCAGGCGGGGGCCGCCCTGTGCGGCTCGGTCGAGCTGCACTTCACGTTCGACGAGGAAGTCGGCGGCGAGATCGGCCCGCGCTGGCTGCTCGACCAGGGATACAGCCGGCCGGACTATGCCTTGTCGGCGGGCTTCGGTTACGCGATCACGTCGGCGCATAACGGCTGCCTGCATGTGGAAGTCTCCATCCAGGGCCGCCAGGCGCATGCCGCCATGCCGGAGACCGGCGCCGATGCGCTGGAGGCCGCCACGCACGTGCTGCAGGCGCTGTACGCCTTTCGCGCCGAACTGGCCGGCCGGCGTTCCGCCACGCCGGGCATAGGCGCGCCCACCCTGAACGTCGGCCTGATACAGGGCGGCATCAATACCAATGTGGTGCCCGACCGCGTCAGCTTCCGCATCGACCGCCGCATGATTCCGGAGGAAGCGGGCCATGACGCGGAAGGCGAACTGCGCCGCATCGTCGATGGCGCCATCGCGCAACGGCCCGGCTGCGCCGCGACCGTCCGGCGCATCATGCTCGCGCAGCCGCTGACGCGGCTGCCTGGGGCGGAGCGCCTGATCGAGCCATTGCGGCGCCATGCCGAGGCCATCATGGGCGCGGAGATTCCCGTGCATGGCGTGCCGCTGTACACCGACGCGCGGCACTACACGCAGCGCGGGATACCCACCGTGCTGTACGGCGCGGGGCCGCGCACCCTGGTCGAAGCCGGCGGACACAACGCCGACGAAAACCTGCGCCTGGAAGACCTGCGCAAGGCCACCCAGGTAGTGGCGCTGACGCTCGCGGACCTGCTGGACGCCGGCGGCTAGTTTCCCGCCAGGGTCGCGTCCAGGCCCAGCAGGAAGGTCTCGGTCACCTGCGCGGCCAACTGCACGTCCTGTTCCGTCACGGTCTCCAGCGGATTGTGGCTGATCCCGCCATTGCCGCAGCGTACGAACAGCATGCTCACCGGCGCGGTCTTGGCGACCATCATGGCGTCGTGTCCGGCGCCCGACGACAGCTCATGCACCGGCACGCCATGGGCGGCGATCGCCGCCGACCATAGCGAACGCTGCGCGCCCGCGCAGGGCGTCGCCGGCACGCGCATGATCTCTTCCATCGCATGGCGCACACCCCGGCGCGCGCAGACGGCGGCGATCTCCGCGTCCAGGTCGGCCAGCGCGGCGTCGCGCACGGCATCGTCGGGCGCGCGCACGTCCAGCGACAGCCGGCAGCAGCCGGGGATGACGTTGACCGAGCCGTCCGGGACCTCCAGCCGGCCTACGGTCCCCACCAGCCCGTCGCCCCGCGCGCAGCGCCGCTCCACGGCCAGCACGATTTCGGCGGCGGCGCAGGCGGCGTCGTGGCGCATGTTCATCGGTGTGGTGCCGGCATGGCCGGCCTGGCCTTCCAGCGTCAGCAGCCGCCGCACGCCACCGGCGATCGCGCTCACCACGCCCACCGCCAGGCCGCGCTGCAGCAGGACCGGACCTTGCTCGATGTGCACTTCGAAGTAATGCGCCAGGTCCGCGTCACCCGCCGCTCCCGTGACGTGCCGAACGTCCGCACCCGCCTGGCGAGGGGCGCGGTCGCGCAACGCATCCGGGTCGAAGCCGGCGTCGCGCAGTGCGTCGCGCATCGCGATCCCCTGCGCATCGAGGCGGTCCAGCGTGGACATATCGAAACGTCCGACATAGGCGGACGAGCCCAGGAAGGTGCTGCCGAAGCGCAGGCCTTCTTCCTCGGCGAAACCGACGACCTCGAAATCGAAGGGCAGGCGGCGACCCTGCGCGTGCAGGTCGGCCACGATGGCGATGGGCAGCAGGATGCCCAGCCGTCCGTCGTAGCGGCCCCCGTTGCGCACGGTGTCGTAATGGCTGCCGGTCGACACGAGCCGCGCCGGCTGCCGTTCCGGCGCGGCGCGATAGCGGCCGATCACGTTGCCCACCGCGTCATGCCGAACTT
It encodes the following:
- a CDS encoding transporter substrate-binding domain-containing protein — its product is MNRRHLLLAVCAAATVLAAGTASADALQNIQKAGTIRVAVPQDFPPFGSVGPDLKPVGYDIDTAKLIASRLNVTVELVPVTSANRIAYLQTGKVDLVISSMGKNAEREKVIDFSAAYAPFFNGVFGPANIKASKPEDLNGKTIGVTRGAVEDIELSKIAPEGATIKRYEDNNGTISAFLSGQVQLIATGNVVAAAILAKNPPKKPETKFLIKNSPCFIGLNKNEPALQAKLDAILAEAKKDGSLNAISRKWLGADLPAGL
- a CDS encoding M20/M25/M40 family metallo-hydrolase; translation: MTSDTASLISFIDGQHERQTAFLRELVRVPSDNPPGDCAPIARRAAALLGELGLQVEAYEVPQELVQGNGMKSAVNLIVRHRFGPGGPVIALNAHGDVVPPGEGWQRDPYGGQIEQDPRHGPVMYGRGVAVSKSDFATYTWALLALMQAQQAGAALCGSVELHFTFDEEVGGEIGPRWLLDQGYSRPDYALSAGFGYAITSAHNGCLHVEVSIQGRQAHAAMPETGADALEAATHVLQALYAFRAELAGRRSATPGIGAPTLNVGLIQGGINTNVVPDRVSFRIDRRMIPEEAGHDAEGELRRIVDGAIAQRPGCAATVRRIMLAQPLTRLPGAERLIEPLRRHAEAIMGAEIPVHGVPLYTDARHYTQRGIPTVLYGAGPRTLVEAGGHNADENLRLEDLRKATQVVALTLADLLDAGG
- a CDS encoding GntR family transcriptional regulator, yielding MPASTAADTSTEHIARDIAAAIVAHRLPPGTRLREEALARAYGVSRTKIRAALLMLSKDKLIRTVPDKGAFVSKPSAAEAREIFAVRRILETAMAREFIARAKPADFKRIEQHLKQERKAVAGNDVQLRNRLLADFHTLLAEVAGNAVLTEMLRELSARSAIITVLYQSTVDAACSSDEHHAFLAAAREGDVERACQLMIEHLDHVEQGLDFQADADGDSDLVAALLT
- a CDS encoding amino acid ABC transporter permease, producing the protein MIEFSLWDIVRNLLLAARWTVVLATVAFAGGAILGLCVLMMRTARAPWPRRAAWAFIELFQGTPLLMQLFLAFFGLSLAGVDVPAWLAAGTALVLWSAAYLAEIWRGCVDAIPRGQWEASSSLAMGYAQQMRHVILPQALRIAVAPTVGFTVQIVKSTALTSIIGFTELSKASTIITNATFNPFTVYAVAALIYFVLCWPLSRASKALERKLHAAHRT
- a CDS encoding hydantoinase/carbamoylase family amidase; this encodes MSLTALRPCGERILRWADALARHSDHPDHLTCAYMTPAHRAVAAALETLMREAGFDEVRHDAVGNVIGRYRAAPERQPARLVSTGSHYDTVRNGGRYDGRLGILLPIAIVADLHAQGRRLPFDFEVVGFAEEEGLRFGSTFLGSSAYVGRFDMSTLDRLDAQGIAMRDALRDAGFDPDALRDRAPRQAGADVRHVTGAAGDADLAHYFEVHIEQGPVLLQRGLAVGVVSAIAGGVRRLLTLEGQAGHAGTTPMNMRHDAACAAAEIVLAVERRCARGDGLVGTVGRLEVPDGSVNVIPGCCRLSLDVRAPDDAVRDAALADLDAEIAAVCARRGVRHAMEEIMRVPATPCAGAQRSLWSAAIAAHGVPVHELSSGAGHDAMMVAKTAPVSMLFVRCGNGGISHNPLETVTEQDVQLAAQVTETFLLGLDATLAGN
- a CDS encoding amino acid ABC transporter permease produces the protein MAYRFDFLAIADYTPVLVKGLGVTVELIAVGAVAGVAIGIAGAWASTQGPRWTRPPVTAYVELIRNTPFLIQLFFIFFGLPSLGVQMGEMQAACLAMAINLGAYSTEIIRAGIDATPRGQYEAGLSLAMSRIQVFRHVVLRPALSRIWPALSSQIIIVMLGSAVCSQIAAEDLSFAANFIQSRNFRPFEVYIVTTVIYLVLAILLRQLLRYAGKRMFGRSAR
- a CDS encoding methyl-accepting chemotaxis protein: MAAAGPKTLGNTMEEAQTIADLSQWIGKITSGKIRDIKEITLETRLLGLNAAIEASHVGEAGRGFAIVAGRVREVSERVEALANSLQSELRQLGESVTNELRRSRGQRLADLALNAIETIDRNLYERTCDVRWWAADTAVTAALCDPGADTARHAAQRLGIILDTYTVYLDIWIVDPAGRVLCNGRPDVYPDAANKNVASTVWFRQAMASSGPEEYASCDIECVPALGGAQAAIYAAGVYDGGANNGPVGVLAVFFDWRKQAAGVLANVRLAPEPGRAVRCMIVDARQRIIASTDGKGLLTDRFELRAGMDDASGYYADGATLCGYARTPGYETYPGMGWHGVVVDKPA